The nucleotide sequence AATTCGGCTTCTAAAACACGACTAGCAATTTGTATTAATGTTCCTACCGAATTAATATCCCAAATAGTAATTTCATTTAAACTTTCATCTTTAGCATAGCTTTTTAATGCAGATAACTCCATTTTGGCTTTCTCCAAATTATTGATATTGGCATAAGCCATGCCTTTAGCGTAATGTTGTATTGCTAAAGGATATTTAAGAGAACTAGATTCTTCTCGTTCTAAAATAAGATTCCATTTACCAAATTTTACCATAGAGTAATAGGGTATTACATAGTAATGCTGTAAAGTTCCCCAACCAGGTTCAGCCATAATATCTGGGTGAACATGTTCAGAAACTTTATTAGCTCCTATCATTGCCCAATGACTATTGCCTTCTAAAGCAGCAGTAGCTGCCATAAAATGATAATTATGAGGATAGTAGGCTAAAGGGTATGCACCTTGTGCATGGCATATCGTGACATAAGTACTATCTGCTTTTACGGCATTAATATTTGCAATAGTGCCTTTATGGTAATCTCCAGTTCTGATATAAACATGAGATGGCATATGTACCAAATGCCCAGCGCCAGGTACTGCACCATCATCAAATATTTTTGCAGAATGATATGCACGTTCTGGTGTATCTGAAGCTTCTACTGCATGAATATAAAAATGATTAGCACCAGGATGTTTGGGTGATTTTTCTATAATAGTTTCTAAAACAGAAACAATTGGTTTGGTCCATGCTTTTTCAGTGCCATCTTTTTCATTGAGGTCCCATGGGTGTAAATTCATAACAGATTCTGCATACATCGTAGCTATATCTAAATCATCTGGAAATTTATCTAATAAATCTTTTAAAGCTTCAGAATATGCAATATCTAAATACGAACGATCTTCAGGAGGTGATATCGCATAACGCTTAGCCATTGCTTGTATTAAACCTTGTTCTTTTTCTGTAGCATTTTTAGAAAGTTTTACAGCTTGTTGAATGGCATTATAGGCACGTTCATAATGATCATCTTCCATTCCTGCGTTATAATTAGGACCTAGTACATAAGCATAACCCCAAAATGCCATAGCACAATTGGGGTCGAGTTTTGTGGCATAAAAAAAAGAACGTGCAGCTTCTGCATGATTAAAACCATAAGCAAGAACTAAACCTTGGTTAAAATAGCGTTGTGCTAACTTATTTTTTGTGGAAATAGGATATTTTAAAACGTCTAATCCATCAAAAAGAGGAGCAATGTTGTCTTTTTTATACCAATCTACATCTGTTATACGTGGTGTACAACTGTATTTTGATTGAGGAGGGGATTTGGTAATAATATAATTTTCTGTAGTATTATTTTTTTTGCAGGAAGTTGTTAATAATAATAGGGCATAAAAAAGTAATGATAACTGTTTCATGATCTTAATTAATTGATTTATAGTTTTTTAATAAAATAAAGATACGAAAAATGTAATTGTCATTTCTCTACATCACTATGTTTTAAAATGATAGTAGTATATTTATTACATTAAAAACAGATTGTTATGAGAAACCTATTTACTTTGTTACTATTATGCTCAAATTTAATTATGGTAGCTCAATCAGATATTAAAACCATACAAAATGAAATTGATCAAACAGTTTGGAAACCTTTTCAAAAAGCATTTGAAACTTTAGATGCTAAAGCCTTAAATGCGATTTATGCAGAGAAAACACTTAGAGTAACACCTCAAGGAATTGATACTAAAGAGGCATACAAATCATTAAATGTTGAACGCTTTAAAGCATCAAAAGATGGTAATGTTTCTATTAAATTAGATTTTTGGTTTGATAGCCGCTTTACTAATGGAGATACTTCTTACGAAGTTGGATTTTACAGAATCGCAGCTACGATAAATGGACAAACTAATAACAGTTATGGACAATTTCATATTGTAATAAAAAAAATAAATGATATTTGGAAAATCACTCAAGATTGGGATACGACTACAATTAATGGTCATATAATTGATAATACTGATTTTGAAAAACAGTTACCTTTAAAATTTTGACTAAAAGATTATTGACATTTAGTTATTTTCTCTTATTACGTCTGTTATAGTTTTTATCTCCTCTAGTTTTAGGTTTTTTATATTTTTGAGCAATCTTAAATTTATATGAGCCTCCAAGGTTTTCTTTTTGATTCTTTTCTGATTTCTCATGAAATGCAGGGCCAGGAGCATTTTCGTCTGTTTTTCTTTTATGAGGATTATTAGGTTCTTTTAGCTGAGGGCGCTCTTCTTCAATAAGCTCATTAGAAACTTCTACAGTTTCAGGAAAATCTAATACAGGAATATGTATATGCATCAATGCTTCTATATTTTCAATATATTCTTTTTCTTTTTCAGTAGAAAAAACAAGAGAAACCCCTTGTTTTTCAGCACGTCCAGTTCTACCAATCCTATGAATGTAATTTTCAGGATAATCAGGAGTATCAAAATTAATAACATGAGAAATATTATCGATATCTAAACCGCGAGCCATTACATCTGTAGCAATTAAAATCCTGTTTTCACCTTCTTCAAATTGTTTGATACTGCGAAGCCTATAATTTTGTGTTTTGTTAGAATGAATTACGCAACACTCATCATGAAATAATTCTTCTAGCTGATCAAACAAGCGATCTGCCATTCGCTTATATGCTACAAAAATTAATACCTTAGAGTATACCTCTTCATTTTTTAATAAATGATTTAGTAAATTAACTTTGGTATAAAAATTAGGAGCATTAAAACGTTGTTGAGAAATATTCTCTAAAGGCGTACCAGAAACCGCTACAGAAACTCGTTTTGGGCTAATAAAGAATTCATCAATAATTGCATCAACATCTTTAGTCATAGTAGCAGAAAACATAATATTCTGCCTGCGCTGCGGTAAAATATCGAAAATATTAACTAGTTGATGTCTAAATCCTAAATCGAGCATTACATCAACTTCGTCAATAATTAATTTCTGAATAGATTTTAATTGCAATACACGACTTACTGCTAAATCATATAAACGCCCAGGGGTAGCTACTAAAATATCAATTCCCTCTGCAATTTGACGTTTTTGAGTATTAATATTAGTGCCTCCATATACTCCAAGGATACGCACATTAATATATTTAGATAATTTTTCGATTTCGTCAACCACTTGCACTACAAGCTCTCTTGTAGGAACCAGCACTAAAACTCTAGGATTATCTTGAGTAGAATATGCTAAGTTCCTAAGAATAGGAAGTGTATAAGCAAATGTTTTTCCTGTTCCAGTTTGCGCAATACCTACAACATCTTTTCCAGAACCAATAATACTAAAGGATTTTTCTTGAATTGGTGTAGGGTATATAAACCCTAAATCATCAATAGCATTGTATAAAGGCGTGGTTAATTTTAAGTCTTGGAAAGTCACATCAAAAATTTAAGCAACAAAGGTAATGTATTCTTTAATAATGTGTGGTTTATTATTCTTATCTGATTAACTTTACACGCTTAAAGAATCTTAAATTCTATTGCGAACAAAACAAATAATATCGTTTGAAAATATTGAAGAGTTCAGTCAAAACTTATTGGCTTGGGCGCAGCAGTATAAAACTGTGGTTTGGTTAGACTCTAATAACTATAGTAAGAGTAAATCAAATTACGATATAATTTTAGCAGTTGGAGCACAGACGTTTTTAAAATCGGAAGTTACCAATGCTTTTGATAAACTAAAAAAATATCAAACAGAAGTAGAAGATTGGATCTTTGGCTATTTAACTTACGATTTGAAAAATGATGTTGAGAATTTAGAATCTAATAACTTTGATGGATTAAATTTTCCTGAGCTATACTTTTTTCAACCTCAAAAACTCTTTTTAATAAAAGGAAATCAAGTAGAAGTTCAATATTTAAAAACTATTGAAGATGATATTGAAAGTGACTTAAATATTATAAAAAACAAATGTCATTTCGAGCAATATCAAAAAACTGCAACGAACGATATTAAAATAAAACTACGTATTCATAAAGATGAATATTTCGATAAGGTAAACAAAGTGTTAGCACATATACATCGAGGTGATATTTATGAAGCTAATTTTTGCCAGGAATTTTATGCTGAAAACACGGAGATTAGCCCTTTAAATATCTATAATAAATTAGATGAAATATCACAAGCTCCTTTTGCTACTTTTTTAAGACTAGATGATAAATATTTATTGTCTGCTTCACCTGAACGTTATATTAAGAAAGAGGGTTTAAAAGTTACATCACAACCTATAAAAGGTACAGCAAAACGTTCTAATAATTTTGAAGAAGATTATAAACTAAAGGAAGATTTAAAAAAAGATACTAAAGAACGTAGCGAAAATATAATGATTGTAGATTTAGTAAGAAACGATTTGTCACAAACTGCAATTAAAGGAAGTGTTACTGTTGAGGAATTATGCA is from Flavobacteriaceae bacterium and encodes:
- a CDS encoding nuclear transport factor 2 family protein — protein: MRNLFTLLLLCSNLIMVAQSDIKTIQNEIDQTVWKPFQKAFETLDAKALNAIYAEKTLRVTPQGIDTKEAYKSLNVERFKASKDGNVSIKLDFWFDSRFTNGDTSYEVGFYRIAATINGQTNNSYGQFHIVIKKINDIWKITQDWDTTTINGHIIDNTDFEKQLPLKF
- a CDS encoding DEAD/DEAH box helicase; amino-acid sequence: MTFQDLKLTTPLYNAIDDLGFIYPTPIQEKSFSIIGSGKDVVGIAQTGTGKTFAYTLPILRNLAYSTQDNPRVLVLVPTRELVVQVVDEIEKLSKYINVRILGVYGGTNINTQKRQIAEGIDILVATPGRLYDLAVSRVLQLKSIQKLIIDEVDVMLDLGFRHQLVNIFDILPQRRQNIMFSATMTKDVDAIIDEFFISPKRVSVAVSGTPLENISQQRFNAPNFYTKVNLLNHLLKNEEVYSKVLIFVAYKRMADRLFDQLEELFHDECCVIHSNKTQNYRLRSIKQFEEGENRILIATDVMARGLDIDNISHVINFDTPDYPENYIHRIGRTGRAEKQGVSLVFSTEKEKEYIENIEALMHIHIPVLDFPETVEVSNELIEEERPQLKEPNNPHKRKTDENAPGPAFHEKSEKNQKENLGGSYKFKIAQKYKKPKTRGDKNYNRRNKRK
- the pabB gene encoding aminodeoxychorismate synthase component I, which gives rise to MRTKQIISFENIEEFSQNLLAWAQQYKTVVWLDSNNYSKSKSNYDIILAVGAQTFLKSEVTNAFDKLKKYQTEVEDWIFGYLTYDLKNDVENLESNNFDGLNFPELYFFQPQKLFLIKGNQVEVQYLKTIEDDIESDLNIIKNKCHFEQYQKTATNDIKIKLRIHKDEYFDKVNKVLAHIHRGDIYEANFCQEFYAENTEISPLNIYNKLDEISQAPFATFLRLDDKYLLSASPERYIKKEGLKVTSQPIKGTAKRSNNFEEDYKLKEDLKKDTKERSENIMIVDLVRNDLSQTAIKGSVTVEELCKVYSFKQVHQMISTVTSKVNEKIHPVDIIKTTFPMGSMTGAPKISAMRIIEALEETKRGLYSGAVGYFMPNNDFDFNVIIRSILYNESKKYVSYSVGGAITAKSDPLKEYEECLVKAKAMREVLEDQTFKYQKSILKIVN